In Streptomyces puniciscabiei, a single genomic region encodes these proteins:
- a CDS encoding VOC family protein, protein MLAALDHVQLAAPPASEETLRAFYTGALGMTEIPKPPVLAARGGCWFATPGGSVQLHLGIEDPFRPAQKAHPGLRVTDIDALSDRLAAHGAPVVWDDNLPGHRRFYSTDPVGNRLEFLQPLA, encoded by the coding sequence ATGCTCGCCGCTCTCGACCACGTCCAGCTCGCCGCCCCGCCCGCCAGTGAGGAGACGCTGCGCGCCTTCTACACCGGCGCCCTCGGGATGACCGAGATCCCCAAGCCACCGGTGCTCGCCGCCCGCGGTGGCTGCTGGTTCGCCACCCCTGGCGGCAGCGTGCAGCTCCACCTGGGCATCGAAGACCCCTTCCGGCCCGCGCAAAAGGCCCACCCCGGGCTGCGGGTGACCGACATCGACGCCCTCTCCGACCGCCTCGCCGCACACGGCGCGCCGGTCGTGTGGGACGACAACCTGCCCGGCCACCGCCGCTTCTACAGTACCGACCCCGTCGGCAACCGCCTGGAATTCCTCCAGCCGCTCGCCTGA
- a CDS encoding LCP family protein, whose translation MLRVATWTVSAAVLLGCGATWYAYRSLTHGLTTSDALDAIRGKAARHLDNAVNLLLIGLDSRKDMNGNDLPRQFVQTELHAGSSDIGYYNTNTLILMHIPANGGKVQAFSIPRDDYVQTLNGDGSIQGHFKIKEAYANAYTTAHDKYAAQGVKGADLEAKSREAGREATLATVQQFTGVPIDHFAEVNLLGFYDIAKVLQPVTVCLKHPVKDRYSGADFPAGLQQLNARQALAFVRQRHGLDAGDLDRTRRQQAFISTVTHQLKTEGVWGSPSKLQGLFDVVKKDVVLDSSWNVLDFAQQAPDLTGGNVVFRTLPIEGFGIRNREDVNLVDPEKIKSIVQQAFGAAGAPSPAASDTTAAAPATVDVINGNGGRGLASKALSTLVELGYTAGTTGNTTTQPATTVRYGAGAQQAAQQIAGRLHAGTAASSPAVSAGHVVVTLGEDYTHPSQAAPTRTPTASASSTATADDYGPPVEAGGVPCVN comes from the coding sequence CACCTGGACAACGCGGTCAACTTGCTGCTGATAGGTCTCGACTCGCGCAAGGACATGAACGGCAACGACCTGCCACGGCAGTTCGTGCAGACCGAGTTGCACGCCGGGTCGAGCGACATCGGTTACTACAACACCAACACCCTGATCCTCATGCACATCCCCGCGAACGGCGGCAAGGTGCAGGCGTTCTCCATCCCGCGCGACGACTACGTGCAGACGCTGAACGGAGACGGCTCGATACAGGGCCACTTCAAGATCAAGGAGGCGTACGCCAACGCGTACACCACCGCCCACGACAAGTACGCCGCCCAGGGCGTCAAGGGCGCGGATCTGGAAGCGAAGAGCCGTGAGGCCGGCCGGGAGGCGACGCTGGCGACAGTGCAGCAGTTCACCGGCGTGCCCATCGACCACTTCGCCGAGGTCAACCTCCTCGGCTTCTACGACATCGCCAAGGTTCTGCAGCCCGTCACGGTGTGCCTCAAGCACCCGGTCAAGGACCGTTATTCGGGTGCCGACTTCCCGGCCGGCCTGCAGCAGCTGAACGCCCGTCAGGCACTGGCCTTCGTACGACAGCGGCACGGGCTGGACGCCGGTGACCTGGACCGTACGCGCCGGCAGCAGGCCTTCATCTCCACAGTCACGCATCAGCTCAAGACCGAGGGTGTCTGGGGCAGCCCGTCCAAGCTTCAAGGACTGTTCGACGTCGTGAAGAAGGATGTCGTCCTGGACAGCAGCTGGAACGTGCTCGATTTCGCACAGCAGGCCCCGGACCTCACCGGCGGCAACGTCGTGTTCCGCACCCTGCCCATCGAGGGCTTCGGGATCCGCAACCGCGAGGACGTCAACCTCGTGGATCCGGAGAAGATCAAGTCGATCGTGCAGCAAGCCTTCGGAGCGGCCGGTGCCCCGTCTCCCGCGGCTTCCGACACCACTGCGGCCGCACCCGCCACCGTGGATGTCATCAACGGCAACGGCGGTCGGGGCCTCGCCTCGAAGGCGCTCTCCACTCTGGTCGAACTCGGCTACACGGCCGGTACGACGGGCAACACCACCACGCAGCCTGCGACCACCGTCCGCTACGGCGCAGGGGCACAGCAGGCGGCTCAGCAGATCGCCGGCCGGCTCCACGCCGGCACCGCCGCTTCCAGTCCCGCCGTGTCCGCGGGCCACGTCGTCGTCACCCTCGGCGAGGACTACACGCATCCCAGTCAGGCAGCTCCGACCCGGACGCCGACCGCTTCCGCGTCGAGCACGGCAACAGCGGACGACTACGGCCCGCCTGTGGAGGCAGGCGGTGTGCCGTGCGTCAACTGA